Proteins encoded together in one Camelus dromedarius isolate mCamDro1 chromosome 11, mCamDro1.pat, whole genome shotgun sequence window:
- the APPL2 gene encoding DCC-interacting protein 13-beta isoform X3, translated as MPAVDKLLLEEALQDSPQTRSLLSVFEEDAGTLTDYTNQLLQAMQRVYGAQNEMCLATQQLSKQLLAYEKQNFALGKGDEEVISTLHYFSKVVDELNVLHTGLAKQLADTMVLPIIQFREKDLTEVSTLKDLFGLASSEHDLSMAKYSRLPKKKDNEKLKTEVVKEVAAARRKQHLSSLQYYCALNALQYRKRVAMMQPMLGFAHGQINFFKKGAEMFSQSMDSFLSSVAAMVQSIQVELEAEAEKMRASQQELLSLDESVYTPDFDVAAPQINRNLIQKAGYLNLRNKTGLVTTTWERLYFFTQGGNLMCQPRGAVAGGLIQDLDNCSVMAVDCEDRRYCFQITTPNGKSGIILQAESRKENEEWICAVNNISRQIYLTDNPEAVAIKLNQTALQAVTPITSFAKKQENSCPSQNLQSSQMENDKIVPKAAGIIPEVEQLIAPGTPIQFDIVLPATEFLDQNRGSRRANPFGETEDDTFPEAEDSLLQQMFIVRFLGSMAVKTDTTTEVIYEAMRQVLAARAIHNIFRMTESHLMVTSQTLRLIDPQTQVTRANFELTSVTQFAAHQENKRLVGFVVRMPESTGGESLSTYVFESNSEGEKICYAINLGKEIIKAQKAHHLVSEC; from the exons AACGAAATGTGTCTGGCTACTCAACAGCTTTCTAAGCAACTGCTGGCGTATGAAAAACAG AATTTTGCTCTTGGCAAAGGCGATGAAGAAGTAATTTCTACACTGCACTATTTTTCCAAAGTGGTGGATGAG ctTAATGTTCTCCATACAGGGCTGGCTAAACAGTTGGCAGACACAATGGTTCTACCTATTATACAATTTCGAGAAAAGGATCTCACAG AAGTAAGCACTTTAAAGGATCTCTTTGGACTCGCCAGCAGTG agcatgaCCTCTCAATGGCAAAATATAGCAGGCTTCCTAAAAAAAAGGACAACGAAAAG TTGAAGACTGAAGTTGTGAAGGAGGTGGCGGCTGCACGGCGGAAGCAGCACCTTTCATCCCTTCAGTACTACTGTGCCCTCAACGCGCTGCAGTACAGGAAGCGCGTGGCCATGATGCAGCCCATGCTGGGCTTTGCGCACGGACAG aTTAACTTTTTTAAGAAGGGAGCAGAGATGTTTTCCCAAAGCATGGACAGCTTCTTATCCTCCGTGGCAGCCATGGTTCAAAG CATCCAGGTGGAACTGGAAGCTGAGGCGGAAAAGATGCGGGCATCCCAGCAAGAATTACTTTCCCTTGACGAATCTGTTTACACTCCGGACTTTGATGTGGCTGCACCACAGATCAACAGGAACCTCATCCAGAAAGCTGGCTACCTTAATCTTAGAAA taaaacagGGCTGGTCACCACCACCTGGGAGAGGCTTTACTTCTTCACCCAAGGCGGGAATCTCATGTGTCAGCCGAGGGGCGCCGTGGCTGGAGGCTTGATCCAGGACCTGGACAACTGCTCAGTGATGGCGGTGGATTGTGAGGACCGACGATACTGCTTTCAGATCACCACTCCCAATGGAAAATC gggAATAATCCTCCAGgcagaaagcagaaaggaaaacgAAGAG TGGATATGTGCGGTAAACAACATCTCCAGACAGATCTACCTGACTGACAACCCAGAG GCAGTCGCCATCAAGTTGAATCAGACGGCTCTCCAAGCAGTGACTCCCATTACAAGTTTtgccaaaaaacaagaaaactcctGCCCCAG CCAGAACCTGCAAAGTTCACAGATGGAAAATGACAAGATTGTTCCCAAAGCAGCAGGCATTATACCTGAAGTGGAACAACTAATTGCACCTGGAACACCCATTCAATTTGATATTGTGCTTCCTGCTACAGAATTCCTTGATCAGAACAGAGGGAGCAG GCGTGCCAACCCTTTTGGTGAAACTGAGGATGATACGTTTCCAGAAGCAGAAG ATTCTCTTTTGCAACAGATGTTCATAGTTCGGTTTTTGGGATCAATGGCAGTTAAAACAGACACCACTACTGAAGTGATTTACGAAGCGATGAGACAAGTATTGGCTGCTCGGGCTATTCATAACATCTTCCGGATGACGGAATCCCATCTGATGGTCACCAGTCAGACTCTGAG GTTGATAGATCCTCAGACTCAAGTAACAAGGGCCAAT TTTGAACTTACCAGTGTCACTCAGTTTGCTGCTCATCAAGAAAACAAGAGACTGGTTGGCTTTGTGGTCCGCATGCCTGAATCCACAGGTGGAGAGTCTCTGAGCACATATGTTTTTGAAAGCAACTCAGAAGGCGAAAAG ATATGTTATGCTATTAATTtgggaaaagaaataattaaggcTCAGAAG GCACACCACCTGGTTTCAGAATGCTGA
- the APPL2 gene encoding DCC-interacting protein 13-beta isoform X1: MPAVDKLLLEEALQDSPQTRSLLSVFEEDAGTLTDYTNQLLQAMQRVYGAQNEMCLATQQLSKQLLAYEKQNFALGKGDEEVISTLHYFSKVVDELNVLHTGLAKQLADTMVLPIIQFREKDLTEVSTLKDLFGLASSEHDLSMAKYSRLPKKKDNEKLKTEVVKEVAAARRKQHLSSLQYYCALNALQYRKRVAMMQPMLGFAHGQINFFKKGAEMFSQSMDSFLSSVAAMVQSIQVELEAEAEKMRASQQELLSLDESVYTPDFDVAAPQINRNLIQKAGYLNLRNKTGLVTTTWERLYFFTQGGNLMCQPRGAVAGGLIQDLDNCSVMAVDCEDRRYCFQITTPNGKSGIILQAESRKENEEWICAVNNISRQIYLTDNPEAVAIKLNQTALQAVTPITSFAKKQENSCPSQNLQSSQMENDKIVPKAAGIIPEVEQLIAPGTPIQFDIVLPATEFLDQNRGSRRANPFGETEDDTFPEAEDSLLQQMFIVRFLGSMAVKTDTTTEVIYEAMRQVLAARAIHNIFRMTESHLMVTSQTLRLIDPQTQVTRANFELTSVTQFAAHQENKRLVGFVVRMPESTGGESLSTYVFESNSEGEKICYAINLGKEIIKAQKDPEALAQLMLSIPLTSDGKYVLLNDQPDDNDGSPSENRGAESEA, translated from the exons AACGAAATGTGTCTGGCTACTCAACAGCTTTCTAAGCAACTGCTGGCGTATGAAAAACAG AATTTTGCTCTTGGCAAAGGCGATGAAGAAGTAATTTCTACACTGCACTATTTTTCCAAAGTGGTGGATGAG ctTAATGTTCTCCATACAGGGCTGGCTAAACAGTTGGCAGACACAATGGTTCTACCTATTATACAATTTCGAGAAAAGGATCTCACAG AAGTAAGCACTTTAAAGGATCTCTTTGGACTCGCCAGCAGTG agcatgaCCTCTCAATGGCAAAATATAGCAGGCTTCCTAAAAAAAAGGACAACGAAAAG TTGAAGACTGAAGTTGTGAAGGAGGTGGCGGCTGCACGGCGGAAGCAGCACCTTTCATCCCTTCAGTACTACTGTGCCCTCAACGCGCTGCAGTACAGGAAGCGCGTGGCCATGATGCAGCCCATGCTGGGCTTTGCGCACGGACAG aTTAACTTTTTTAAGAAGGGAGCAGAGATGTTTTCCCAAAGCATGGACAGCTTCTTATCCTCCGTGGCAGCCATGGTTCAAAG CATCCAGGTGGAACTGGAAGCTGAGGCGGAAAAGATGCGGGCATCCCAGCAAGAATTACTTTCCCTTGACGAATCTGTTTACACTCCGGACTTTGATGTGGCTGCACCACAGATCAACAGGAACCTCATCCAGAAAGCTGGCTACCTTAATCTTAGAAA taaaacagGGCTGGTCACCACCACCTGGGAGAGGCTTTACTTCTTCACCCAAGGCGGGAATCTCATGTGTCAGCCGAGGGGCGCCGTGGCTGGAGGCTTGATCCAGGACCTGGACAACTGCTCAGTGATGGCGGTGGATTGTGAGGACCGACGATACTGCTTTCAGATCACCACTCCCAATGGAAAATC gggAATAATCCTCCAGgcagaaagcagaaaggaaaacgAAGAG TGGATATGTGCGGTAAACAACATCTCCAGACAGATCTACCTGACTGACAACCCAGAG GCAGTCGCCATCAAGTTGAATCAGACGGCTCTCCAAGCAGTGACTCCCATTACAAGTTTtgccaaaaaacaagaaaactcctGCCCCAG CCAGAACCTGCAAAGTTCACAGATGGAAAATGACAAGATTGTTCCCAAAGCAGCAGGCATTATACCTGAAGTGGAACAACTAATTGCACCTGGAACACCCATTCAATTTGATATTGTGCTTCCTGCTACAGAATTCCTTGATCAGAACAGAGGGAGCAG GCGTGCCAACCCTTTTGGTGAAACTGAGGATGATACGTTTCCAGAAGCAGAAG ATTCTCTTTTGCAACAGATGTTCATAGTTCGGTTTTTGGGATCAATGGCAGTTAAAACAGACACCACTACTGAAGTGATTTACGAAGCGATGAGACAAGTATTGGCTGCTCGGGCTATTCATAACATCTTCCGGATGACGGAATCCCATCTGATGGTCACCAGTCAGACTCTGAG GTTGATAGATCCTCAGACTCAAGTAACAAGGGCCAAT TTTGAACTTACCAGTGTCACTCAGTTTGCTGCTCATCAAGAAAACAAGAGACTGGTTGGCTTTGTGGTCCGCATGCCTGAATCCACAGGTGGAGAGTCTCTGAGCACATATGTTTTTGAAAGCAACTCAGAAGGCGAAAAG ATATGTTATGCTATTAATTtgggaaaagaaataattaaggcTCAGAAG GATCCAGAAGCATTGGCTCAGTTAATGCTGTCCATACCACTAACcagtgatggaaaatatgtactATTAAACGATCAACCAGATGACAATGATGGAAGTCCAAGTGAAAACAGAGGCGCAGAATCTGAAGCATAA
- the APPL2 gene encoding DCC-interacting protein 13-beta isoform X2, with amino-acid sequence MPAVDKLLLEEALQDSPQTRSLLSVFEEDAGTLTDYTNQLLQAMQRVYGAQNEMCLATQQLSKQLLAYEKQNFALGKGDEEVISTLHYFSKVVDELNVLHTGLAKQLADTMVLPIIQFREKDLTEVSTLKDLFGLASSEHDLSMAKYSRLPKKKDNEKLKTEVVKEVAAARRKQHLSSLQYYCALNALQYRKRVAMMQPMLGFAHGQINFFKKGAEMFSQSMDSFLSSVAAMVQSIQVELEAEAEKMRASQQELLSLDESVYTPDFDVAAPQINRNLIQKAGYLNLRNKTGLVTTTWERLYFFTQGGNLMCQPRGAVAGGLIQDLDNCSVMAVDCEDRRYCFQITTPNGKSGIILQAESRKENEEWICAVNNISRQIYLTDNPEAVAIKLNQTALQAVTPITSFAKKQENSCPSQNLQSSQMENDKIVPKAAGIIPEVEQLIAPGTPIQFDIVLPATEFLDQNRGSRRANPFGETEDDTFPEAEDSLLQQMFIVRFLGSMAVKTDTTTEVIYEAMRQVLAARAIHNIFRMTESHLMVTSQTLRLIDPQTQVTRANFELTSVTQFAAHQENKRLVGFVVRMPESTGGESLSTYVFESNSEGEKICYAINLGKEIIKAQKRCKKTHLKAHIGRSPKA; translated from the exons AACGAAATGTGTCTGGCTACTCAACAGCTTTCTAAGCAACTGCTGGCGTATGAAAAACAG AATTTTGCTCTTGGCAAAGGCGATGAAGAAGTAATTTCTACACTGCACTATTTTTCCAAAGTGGTGGATGAG ctTAATGTTCTCCATACAGGGCTGGCTAAACAGTTGGCAGACACAATGGTTCTACCTATTATACAATTTCGAGAAAAGGATCTCACAG AAGTAAGCACTTTAAAGGATCTCTTTGGACTCGCCAGCAGTG agcatgaCCTCTCAATGGCAAAATATAGCAGGCTTCCTAAAAAAAAGGACAACGAAAAG TTGAAGACTGAAGTTGTGAAGGAGGTGGCGGCTGCACGGCGGAAGCAGCACCTTTCATCCCTTCAGTACTACTGTGCCCTCAACGCGCTGCAGTACAGGAAGCGCGTGGCCATGATGCAGCCCATGCTGGGCTTTGCGCACGGACAG aTTAACTTTTTTAAGAAGGGAGCAGAGATGTTTTCCCAAAGCATGGACAGCTTCTTATCCTCCGTGGCAGCCATGGTTCAAAG CATCCAGGTGGAACTGGAAGCTGAGGCGGAAAAGATGCGGGCATCCCAGCAAGAATTACTTTCCCTTGACGAATCTGTTTACACTCCGGACTTTGATGTGGCTGCACCACAGATCAACAGGAACCTCATCCAGAAAGCTGGCTACCTTAATCTTAGAAA taaaacagGGCTGGTCACCACCACCTGGGAGAGGCTTTACTTCTTCACCCAAGGCGGGAATCTCATGTGTCAGCCGAGGGGCGCCGTGGCTGGAGGCTTGATCCAGGACCTGGACAACTGCTCAGTGATGGCGGTGGATTGTGAGGACCGACGATACTGCTTTCAGATCACCACTCCCAATGGAAAATC gggAATAATCCTCCAGgcagaaagcagaaaggaaaacgAAGAG TGGATATGTGCGGTAAACAACATCTCCAGACAGATCTACCTGACTGACAACCCAGAG GCAGTCGCCATCAAGTTGAATCAGACGGCTCTCCAAGCAGTGACTCCCATTACAAGTTTtgccaaaaaacaagaaaactcctGCCCCAG CCAGAACCTGCAAAGTTCACAGATGGAAAATGACAAGATTGTTCCCAAAGCAGCAGGCATTATACCTGAAGTGGAACAACTAATTGCACCTGGAACACCCATTCAATTTGATATTGTGCTTCCTGCTACAGAATTCCTTGATCAGAACAGAGGGAGCAG GCGTGCCAACCCTTTTGGTGAAACTGAGGATGATACGTTTCCAGAAGCAGAAG ATTCTCTTTTGCAACAGATGTTCATAGTTCGGTTTTTGGGATCAATGGCAGTTAAAACAGACACCACTACTGAAGTGATTTACGAAGCGATGAGACAAGTATTGGCTGCTCGGGCTATTCATAACATCTTCCGGATGACGGAATCCCATCTGATGGTCACCAGTCAGACTCTGAG GTTGATAGATCCTCAGACTCAAGTAACAAGGGCCAAT TTTGAACTTACCAGTGTCACTCAGTTTGCTGCTCATCAAGAAAACAAGAGACTGGTTGGCTTTGTGGTCCGCATGCCTGAATCCACAGGTGGAGAGTCTCTGAGCACATATGTTTTTGAAAGCAACTCAGAAGGCGAAAAG ATATGTTATGCTATTAATTtgggaaaagaaataattaaggcTCAGAAG agatgcAAGAAGACCCACCTGAAGGCACACATAGGCAGGAGTCCGAAGGCATGA